In the Breoghania sp. genome, CGGCATCGCTAAGGCGGGCAAAAACGCCTCAGCATCGCCACATTGGTGGCTGATGCAGGCGACGAGGGCCCACGGTTATGCTACGTGGCGCGCTGGCCGGTTATCCGGCCTCACTCCGGGCCCGGCGAAGAGCGTCGGGAGCCGGGGGTGCGATGAAGGACGAGAGCCTTTCGGAAAGACGCGGTTTCATGCGCCATTTGACGCGCGATCGGTCTTTGCTAATTGAAATGTGCCCGATACGGACGAGTACGGACGAGCCCGCTCCATGAAGTTTCTGCTGAAGTTCTTAGGTTATCTCTTTGGATTTGGTGCCGTGTGCGCGCTTGTCGGCGCAGCGGGCGGGGCGTGGTATCTATCCACGATCTCCAAGGACTTGCCGGATTATACGGCGCTGAAGAACTACGAACCGCCGGTGATGACGCGGGTGCATGCCGGCGACGGTAGTCTGATTGCCGAATATGCCGAGCAGCGCCGGATGTTCCTGCCGATTCAGGGCATTCCCGATCTGCTGAAGAACGCCTTCCTGTCGGCGGAAGACAAGAATTTCTATCATCATCCGGGCATCGACGTTACCGGCATTGCGCGCGCTGTCGTGGTCAATGCACGCAACGTGCTGGCCGGCAATTCCCGGCGCCCGGTCGGTGCGTCCACGATTACCCAGCAGGTTGCGAAGAACTTCCTTCTGACCAATGAAGTTTCCTACGAGCGCAAGATCAAGGAAGCCATTCTGGCGCTGCGCATCGAGGATGCCTACACCAAGGACAAGATCCTCGAACTCTATCTGAACGAGATCTATCTCGGCATGGGGGCTTATGGCGTGGCCGGGGCCTCGCTGCTCTATTTCGACAAATCGGTGCACGAGCTTTCCATTGCCGAATGCGCCTATCTGGCGGCCTTGCCGAAAGCGCCGAACAACTACAACCCCTTCCGCAACCCTGAAGGGGCGATCGCGCGCCGAAACTGGGTCATCGACCGGATGGTCGAGAATGGCTATGTGAGCGAAGCCGACGGCGAGGCTGCCAAGGCGGAGCCGCTTAAGGTGACACCGCGCGAGACCGGCGCGCAGCTTGCGGCATCGGAGTATTTCGCCGAAGAGGTGCGCCGCGAAGTGGCCGAGATGTACGGCAAGGACCGGCTCTATAACGGTGGATTGTCGGTTCGCTCCACCCTCGATCCGAAGCTTCAGGCCGAAGCGCGCAAGGCGCTGATGGATGGTCTCATCCGCTTCGACCATGAGCATGGCACCTGGCGCGGTCCGGTTGCGACGATCGATCTGAACGCCGGTGAATGGGGCGGACAGCTTTCCAAGATCGAGCCGTTGGAAGACGTGCCGGAATGGACGCTCGCTGTCGTTCTCGATGCGAACGCGAATGGGGCTGCGATCGGCATCCGGCCCGCGCAGCTTGCTTCGGGCAGCTTCTCCACGCAGCGCACACGCGGTCAGATCGCGTATGATCAGATGAAATGGGTGAAGCGGGTCAAGGACGGCACCGGTTCGGTCAACGGCGCGGACGATGTGCTCAATGTCGGCGATGTGGTCTACGTAACACGCGAGGAGGATCCCGCCGGGGCGCCCAGCGACCAGTGGGTGCTGCAACAGGTGCCGAAAGTGTCTGGCGCCATTGTGGCCATGGATCCGTTCACGGGGCGCGTCCTGGCCATGGTCGGCGGCTTCAGCTACGCCCAGAGCGAGTTCAACCGCGCCACGCAGGCCCATCGCCAGCCGGGATCCTCGTTCAAGCCTTTCGTTTATGCCGCGGCCCTCGATAACGGCTATACGCCGTCGAGCGTGGTCATGGATGCGCCGATTTCCATCGAACAGGCCAGCGGTGAGGTTTGGTCGCCGCGGAATTTCGGACGGAAGTTCTATGGTCCGTCGACGCTGCGCACCGGCATCGAAAAATCGCGAAACGTCATGACCGTCCGCCTTGCGCAGGATATGGGAATGCCGCTGGTTGCCGAATATGCGCGTCGTTTCGGGATCGTCGACGACATGCTTCCAGTGCTGTCCATGGCGCTGGGTGCGGGCGAAACGACCGTGCTGCGCATGACGACGGCCTATTCGATGATCGCCAATGGGGGGCGCAAGGTGACGCCGACCCTTATCGACCGCATTCAGGACCGTTACGGTCGCACCATCTACAAGCACGATGCGCGCGAGTGCGACGGATGCGAGGCGGTGGACTGGCACGGTCAGGACGAGCCGACGCTGATCGACAATTCCGAGCAGGTTCTCGACCCGATGACCGCCTACCAGATCACGTCCATGATGGAAGGCGTGGTGCAGCGCGGAACCGCAACCAGCGTTCGTGCCGTCGGGCGTCCGGTCGCCGGCAAGACGGGCACCACCAATGACGAGCGCGATGCCTGGTTCATGGGGTTCTCGCCCAACCTTACGGTTGGCGTCTTCGTGGGTTACGACACGCCGATCCCGTTGGGCCGTGGGCAGACCGGCGGTCACGTGGCGGCCCCGATCTTCACCGAGTTCATGAAGCAGGCGCTGGCCGACAAGCCGGCGGTGGAATTCCGTGTTCCTGAGGGGATCCATCTGATTCCCATTGACGGGCGCACGGGGCTGCGGGCGACGGCTGGCTCTCCGGGGACGATTCTGGAAGCCTTCAAGCCGGGCACAGCGCCGCCGGACAATTATTCCATCATCGGCTATGAGGGCGATATGGGAGCACCTGGCACCGTCACGCCCGAGGCAGACCGTGCGATCATGACGGGAACGGGCGGCCTTTATTAGGCCCACGCATCCGCACCCGTCAGGTGCCGGTTTACAGCGGCAGGTGCGCTGACTATGGTCGCGCACCTGATCCGGCAGGGGCGGTCGGGACCGGCTTCCCCTCCCACTTCAAATCCAATTTGCGAGGCATATGCGATGCGTCCGGAAACGCAGACGATCGTTGATGACGTCGAGCAGGCACTCAGCCTGCTGAGGAGGCATCTTTGACTGGGATCGCGCGATCTCACGTCTGGATGAACTGAACGCGGCTGCCGAAAGCCCCGACTTCTGGAACGACCCGACCAAAGCGCGCAAGCTGATGAGCGAGCGCCAGTATCTGGAAGAGAATATCGGGGCGGTGCGCCGCATGGAGAGCGAGCTCTCCGACAATCTCGAACTGATCGAGCTTGGCGAGATGGAGGAGGATGCCTCCGTCGTGGAAGAGGCCGAGGCATCGTTGAAGGCGCTGAAGCTGGAGAGCGACCGCCGTCAGGTGGAAACGCTGCTTTCCGGCGAGGCGGACGGCAACGACTGCTACGTCGAAATTCATGCCGGCGCTGGCGGTACCGAAAGCCAGGACTGGGCCAACATGATGCTGCGCATGTATGTGCGCTGGGCGGAACAGCACGGCTACAAGACCGAGATCATGGAAATCCATGCCGGTGAAGAGGCGGGCATCAAGTCGGCCACGGTCCAGATCAAGGGCCCCAACGCCTATGGCTGGCTGAAGACGGAAGCGGGCGTGCATCGTCTTGTCCGCATCTCGCCCTATGACAGCCAGGCGCGTCGCCACACGAGCTTCGCCAGTGTGTGGTGCTATCCGGTCATCGACGACTCGATTGACATCGATATCAACGAAAGCGATTGCCGGATTGACACCTATCGCGCGTCGGGCGCGGGCGGTCAGCACGTCAATACGACCGATTCCGCCGTGCGTATCACGCATAATCCCACCGGCATCGTCGTGCAGTGTCAGAACGAGCGTTCGCAGCACAAGAACCGGGCGACAGCATGGGACATGCTGAAGGCGCGGCTCTATGAGCTGGAATTGCAGAAGCGCGAGGAGAAGGCGAACGCGGATGCGGCGGCCAAGACCGATATCGGTTGGGGGCACCAGATCCGCTCCTACGTGCTGCAGCCCTATCAGATGGTCAAGGACCTGCGTACGGGTGTCGAAAAGACATCTCCGGGCGATGTGCTTGATGGCGATCTCGATGACTTCATGGAAGCCGCTCTCGCGCATCGCGTCGGCGGCGACAATGTGGACGTGGCCGATATCGACTAGGCTTTGCGGCGCATGGCCGGGAAGGGCATGCAAGGCCAGGCTTCGCAGGCACCTTGGGGCTTACGAGCGGCTATGGGCACAGCAGGTCGGAGACGTCTCGCGGTCGCGGCGCGGTCATTTGCATGGCTTGGCCGCGAAGCCAAGAACCTGACCGGACTCGTCCGGTCGTTGAAACTACAGGACGGGGCGGTTCCGGTTGATGCGGGACCGCCCCGTTTTTCTTGTCGCCGCAGGGGAAGTGCGATGGCCAAGCCACGAGGGGGAGATTGTTTCCGGCGGAAGACCAAACGTACGGACCGGCGTCGGTTCATGAAACGAACAGGCGCAGGCATGCGGAAAGGTTATCGCGGGGTGGTATCAGGTTGCCTGTAGTTATCCGCCGGGTGGGGCCTGTATTCGAAAACGCCCATGCTTTTGCACAGACCAGGCGGATAAAGAACTGGTTTGATTAAACGGGTTGGATTTTACCCGCGATCTCAACGCTCCATTAAGCCTAATGGCACAGGATGGCGCTGTTTTAGAGTCTTAGTAGAGTTCTGCGTACCCCCATGTATACCCGTCAGCGCAAGAAGTCCGTTCTTCGCCGGCTGATCCTTCCGGGTCTGTCAGCTGCGTTGCTTGCCTATTTCGTGCTGCACGCCCTCTCGGGAGCCTATGGTCTCATTGCCCGGGAACAGCTGAAATCGGAAGCGGAGCAACTGGACGAGCAGCTCACCGCTGTGCGTAACAAGAGGCTGGCGCTGGAACGACGGGTTGTTCTGTTGCGCCCGGAGAGCCTCGATCCGGACATGATCGACGAACGGGCGCGTGAAAGCCTCAATCTGGCCCAGTCGGATGAGGTGGTGATATTGCGCGGAGCGCGCTAGTTGCGCGTGTCATCTGATTTCAAGTTAATTATGACTGATCAACCGAAAATTGGTTATTACTCATATTTCTGTTCTAAAACAATTGCATGGGCTGGGTAGACAGCCCGCTCCAGCGAACTTGGATTGACAGATCGTCTCAGGTACTTTCCGCTACGCTCTTGAGGGAAACGTCACCGAGACGAGGGCCTATGGCTACGAAACCCAAAACTGCTGCCAAACGCAGCCAGGGCGGGGCGCAGTCGCGTACCCGCGCTACGAACGCCCGGTCGAAAACAAACGCGCCGGCAATTTCTGAATTCAGCAAGGAACAGGATCTTTCCGCCTATCGGGAAATGCTCCTGATCCGCCGTTTCGAGGAAAAGGCAGGCCAGCTTTATGGCATGGGCCTGATCGGCGGTTTCTGTCACCTTTATATCGGCCAGGAAGCCGTGGTGGTGGGAATGCAGATGGCGCAGAAAGAGGGTGATCAGGTGATCACCAGCTATCGCGATCATGGCCATATGCTGGCAACCGGCATGGACCCCAAGGGAGTCATGGCCGAACTCACCGGACGCCGTGGAGGTTACTCCAAGGGCAAGGGCGGTTCGATGCACATGTTTTCCAAGGAAAAGCAGTTTTACGGCGGACATGGCATCGTCGGTGCGCAGGTGCCGCTTGGAACTGGCCTCGCCTTCGCAAACCGCTACCGCGGCAATGACAGCGTGTCGGTTGTCTATTTCGGCGACGGCGCGTCCAACCAGGGACAGGTCTACGAGAGCTTCAACATGGCGAAGCTGTGGAAGCTCCCGGTGATCTATGTCATCGAAAACAACAAGTACGGCATGGGCACGAGCGTGGAACGCGCGTCGTCAAATGTCGACCTGTCTGAACGCGGTGCATCCTTCGACATTCCCGGCGAACAGGTGGACGGCATGGATGTGCGCGCTGTTCACGCAGCCGCCGAACGTGCCATCAGCCACTGCCGGGAGGGCTACGGCCCTTACATCCTGGAAATGCTGACCTATCGCTACCGCGGACACTCCATGTCCGACCCCGCCAAGTACCGCTCCAAGGACGAGGTCCAGAAGATGCGGACCGAGCACGATCCGATCGAGCAGGTTCGCCAGCGCGTGCTGGAGAAAACGTGGGCCACCGAGGATGAGCTGAAGGATATCGACAAGGATGTCCGTTCGGTCGTCGGTGAGGCCGCAGAATTCGCCCAGACCGATCCTGAGCCGGATGTTTCCGAGCTCTGGACCGATATCGTGCTCTGAGCCCGGGGGAAACGGATAATGGCTATCGAAATTCTGATGCCCGCGCTCTCGCCGACCATGGAAGAGGGCAAGCTGGCCAAGTGGCTCGTGAAGGAAGGCGACACGGTATCTTCCGGCGACGTCATTGCCGAGATCGAGACCGACAAGGCGACCATGGAAGTGGAGGCCGTCGATGAAGGGACGGTCGCCAAGATTCTCATCGCCGAAGGCACCGAAGGTGTGAAGGTCAACACGGCAATCGCCGTGCTGGCGGGTGAGGGCGAAAGCGCCGAAGATGCGGTCGCCGCCGAGGCCGATAAGGCCGCGTCGGAACCAAACGAGCCGGCCCCCGCTGCATCGTCTGTATCGGCGCCGGTCGCAGCTGCGCCAGCAACGCCGGAGCCCGCGTCCGATCCGGAAATTCCGGAAGGCACGGAGATGGTGAAGGTCACGGTGCGCGAGGCGCTTCGCGACGCCATGGCGGAAGAAATGCGCCGCGACGGCGACGTCTTCATCATGGGCGAGGAAGTGGCGGTCTATCAGGGCGCCTACAAGATCACGCAAGGCCTGCTGGATGAGTTCGGCGACCGCCGTGTGGTCGATACACCGATTACGGAGCATGGCTTCACCGGCCTTGCCGTCGGTGCGGCTCTGTCCGGTCTGAAGCCGATTGTGGAGTTCATGACGTTCAATTTTGCCATGCAGGCGATTGACCAGATCATCAACTCCGCCGCCAAGACGCTCTATATGTCCGGCGGCCAGATGGGCTGCCCGATCGTGTTCCGCGGCCCGAACGGCGCAGCCGCTCGCGTCGCCGCTCAGCACAGCCAGGACTATGCGTCGTGGTATTCCCACATTCCGGGACTGACGGTCGTTCAGCCCTGGTCTGCCGCGGATGCCAAGGGCTTGCTGAAGTCGGCCATTCGTTCGCCGAACCCGGTCATTTTCCTTGAGAATGAAATTCTCTACGGGCAGTCCTTCGAGATCCCCAAGATCGACGACTGGACCGTGCCGCTCGGCAAGGCCAAGGTCGTGCGGTCCGGCAAGGACGTCACCATCGTCTCCTTCGGTATCGGCATGACCTATGCCACGAAGGCGGCAGAGGAACTGGCGGGCGAGGGGATCGATGCGGAAGTCATCGATCTGCGCACGCTGCGTCCGCTCGACATCGACACGGTGATCGCCTCGGTCATGAAGACCGGGCGTTGCGTGACCGTCGAAGAAGGCTGGCCGACCTGCTCCATGTCGTCGGAACTCGGGTTCCAGATCATGGAAAAGGCGTTCGACTATC is a window encoding:
- a CDS encoding penicillin-binding protein 1A — encoded protein: MLKFLGYLFGFGAVCALVGAAGGAWYLSTISKDLPDYTALKNYEPPVMTRVHAGDGSLIAEYAEQRRMFLPIQGIPDLLKNAFLSAEDKNFYHHPGIDVTGIARAVVVNARNVLAGNSRRPVGASTITQQVAKNFLLTNEVSYERKIKEAILALRIEDAYTKDKILELYLNEIYLGMGAYGVAGASLLYFDKSVHELSIAECAYLAALPKAPNNYNPFRNPEGAIARRNWVIDRMVENGYVSEADGEAAKAEPLKVTPRETGAQLAASEYFAEEVRREVAEMYGKDRLYNGGLSVRSTLDPKLQAEARKALMDGLIRFDHEHGTWRGPVATIDLNAGEWGGQLSKIEPLEDVPEWTLAVVLDANANGAAIGIRPAQLASGSFSTQRTRGQIAYDQMKWVKRVKDGTGSVNGADDVLNVGDVVYVTREEDPAGAPSDQWVLQQVPKVSGAIVAMDPFTGRVLAMVGGFSYAQSEFNRATQAHRQPGSSFKPFVYAAALDNGYTPSSVVMDAPISIEQASGEVWSPRNFGRKFYGPSTLRTGIEKSRNVMTVRLAQDMGMPLVAEYARRFGIVDDMLPVLSMALGAGETTVLRMTTAYSMIANGGRKVTPTLIDRIQDRYGRTIYKHDARECDGCEAVDWHGQDEPTLIDNSEQVLDPMTAYQITSMMEGVVQRGTATSVRAVGRPVAGKTGTTNDERDAWFMGFSPNLTVGVFVGYDTPIPLGRGQTGGHVAAPIFTEFMKQALADKPAVEFRVPEGIHLIPIDGRTGLRATAGSPGTILEAFKPGTAPPDNYSIIGYEGDMGAPGTVTPEADRAIMTGTGGLY
- the prfB gene encoding peptide chain release factor 2 (programmed frameshift) gives rise to the protein MRPETQTIVDDVEQALSLLRRHLDWDRAISRLDELNAAAESPDFWNDPTKARKLMSERQYLEENIGAVRRMESELSDNLELIELGEMEEDASVVEEAEASLKALKLESDRRQVETLLSGEADGNDCYVEIHAGAGGTESQDWANMMLRMYVRWAEQHGYKTEIMEIHAGEEAGIKSATVQIKGPNAYGWLKTEAGVHRLVRISPYDSQARRHTSFASVWCYPVIDDSIDIDINESDCRIDTYRASGAGGQHVNTTDSAVRITHNPTGIVVQCQNERSQHKNRATAWDMLKARLYELELQKREEKANADAAAKTDIGWGHQIRSYVLQPYQMVKDLRTGVEKTSPGDVLDGDLDDFMEAALAHRVGGDNVDVADID
- a CDS encoding septum formation initiator family protein, which codes for MYTRQRKKSVLRRLILPGLSAALLAYFVLHALSGAYGLIAREQLKSEAEQLDEQLTAVRNKRLALERRVVLLRPESLDPDMIDERARESLNLAQSDEVVILRGAR
- the pdhA gene encoding pyruvate dehydrogenase (acetyl-transferring) E1 component subunit alpha, producing the protein MATKPKTAAKRSQGGAQSRTRATNARSKTNAPAISEFSKEQDLSAYREMLLIRRFEEKAGQLYGMGLIGGFCHLYIGQEAVVVGMQMAQKEGDQVITSYRDHGHMLATGMDPKGVMAELTGRRGGYSKGKGGSMHMFSKEKQFYGGHGIVGAQVPLGTGLAFANRYRGNDSVSVVYFGDGASNQGQVYESFNMAKLWKLPVIYVIENNKYGMGTSVERASSNVDLSERGASFDIPGEQVDGMDVRAVHAAAERAISHCREGYGPYILEMLTYRYRGHSMSDPAKYRSKDEVQKMRTEHDPIEQVRQRVLEKTWATEDELKDIDKDVRSVVGEAAEFAQTDPEPDVSELWTDIVL
- a CDS encoding pyruvate dehydrogenase complex E1 component subunit beta — translated: MAIEILMPALSPTMEEGKLAKWLVKEGDTVSSGDVIAEIETDKATMEVEAVDEGTVAKILIAEGTEGVKVNTAIAVLAGEGESAEDAVAAEADKAASEPNEPAPAASSVSAPVAAAPATPEPASDPEIPEGTEMVKVTVREALRDAMAEEMRRDGDVFIMGEEVAVYQGAYKITQGLLDEFGDRRVVDTPITEHGFTGLAVGAALSGLKPIVEFMTFNFAMQAIDQIINSAAKTLYMSGGQMGCPIVFRGPNGAAARVAAQHSQDYASWYSHIPGLTVVQPWSAADAKGLLKSAIRSPNPVIFLENEILYGQSFEIPKIDDWTVPLGKAKVVRSGKDVTIVSFGIGMTYATKAAEELAGEGIDAEVIDLRTLRPLDIDTVIASVMKTGRCVTVEEGWPTCSMSSELGFQIMEKAFDYLDAPVVRVTGKDVPMPYAANLEKLALPSVAEVIEAVKAVTYAS